The genome window TCACAGGGACCGCACTTCAACGGGTGGCTGGTGCTGGAAGAAGAATCCGAGACGGCAGCGGCTGATCCGGCCGCAGCCATAAAGGCCAATCGCGAGACGATGCGCACCCACGGCATTTAAGGAAAAGACCATGATCGAAAAAGAAAATCGCCGTCTTCGCGTCGGTGTCCTGGGCTGCGGGCCGATCGCCCAGTTTGCGCATCTGGAATCCTGCGTGAAGGCTAGGAATGCCGATCTCTACGCGATCTGTGACGCAGCACCCGATCTGCTCGCGCGCATGGGCGCCACCTATGAACCGCAGAAAATGTTCAGCGACTACGACGCCATGCTGGCCGACCCCGATTTGGAGGCGGTCATCGTCGCTACCTCGGACGCCTACCATGTGCCGATGTCCATAAAGGCGCTCGAAGCCGGCAAACACGTACTGTGCGAAAAGCCGATCGGCGTCTCGATCGAGGAAGGCGGGGAGCTTGCCGACGCCGTCAAACGCTCGGGCAAGATCCTGCAGGTGGGGCACATGAAGCGTTTTGATCCGGCGCTTCAGGCCGCGCGTGACTTCGTTCACAACGATATCGGCCAGATCCTTGCGCTGAAGGCATGGTATTGCGATTCAACCCACCGCTACACCAACACCGATGCCGTGCAGCCGCTTCCCATCACCAGCAAGCTTGCGCGCAAACCGGCCGGCAATCCGAAAGCCGATCTCAGGCAATATTTCATGCTGGCGCATGGCTCCCACCTGGTCGACACCGCTCGCTTCTTCTGCGGCGATATCGTCGCCGTGCGCGCGCGCCTGCTGGAACGTGCTGGCGCTTATTGCTGGTTTGTGGAAACCGAATTCGCCAGTGGCGCCCTCGGCCATCTGGACCTCACGGTTGCCGTTCGCATGGATTGGCACGAGGGTTTCCAGCTCTATGGCGAAAACGGCTCAGTCCTCGCAAAGACCTTCAATCCCTGGTACTTCCGCTCCAGCGAAGTCGAGATCTTTCATGAGAAAGACGCAACGAGCAGGAAACCTCTTGGTGCGGACGGGCACTTCTTCCGCAGGCAGCTCGAAGGTCTCGCCGA of Rhizobium sp. NXC24 contains these proteins:
- a CDS encoding Gfo/Idh/MocA family oxidoreductase, with amino-acid sequence MIEKENRRLRVGVLGCGPIAQFAHLESCVKARNADLYAICDAAPDLLARMGATYEPQKMFSDYDAMLADPDLEAVIVATSDAYHVPMSIKALEAGKHVLCEKPIGVSIEEGGELADAVKRSGKILQVGHMKRFDPALQAARDFVHNDIGQILALKAWYCDSTHRYTNTDAVQPLPITSKLARKPAGNPKADLRQYFMLAHGSHLVDTARFFCGDIVAVRARLLERAGAYCWFVETEFASGALGHLDLTVAVRMDWHEGFQLYGENGSVLAKTFNPWYFRSSEVEIFHEKDATSRKPLGADGHFFRRQLEGLADTALNGAPMRGANVEDGIASIRAMVAVARSVETGERVELAAVTGAV